DNA sequence from the Vicia villosa cultivar HV-30 ecotype Madison, WI linkage group LG3, Vvil1.0, whole genome shotgun sequence genome:
CACCATTTGCTCCAATAATAGCTCTTCTTCATCTAACAACTTGCTACCACTTGATTGAGTAAgattaatttatttgtttgttatgtttttgaaaaaaataaatttatcctCTAGGTTAGGTTTGTCTTATGATTGTGATAAACTCatattgatttgatttgttttattactaatgatttggTTTGTCTTACTAAGTTGTGTAATATTGTATTGTAAATTTAGAGTTTGAATTAtgattttgttgtgttatgatttTGATTTGGGATTAGTTTGggattttgttgtgttatgatttTGACTTGGGATTGATTTGGGATTGATTCTCACTAAGATTTTGTtggattatgattttgatttggaaTTTAATTTGGGATTGATTCTCACTAAGATTGATTTTGGATTTTGTTgtgttgttttaatttatttaattgattatgcaGCACACAAAAGTGATAATGAAAAGTAGACAAATTGATTCTTTTTTCAAGAGGAAAGAAAGAGATAAAGAGGATTTCACACCTATCCCCGAACCTCAAAGAGTTCTTGAGAATCCAAGAATTGAAGAAAACGTTAATAGAGTTTGTTCGGATGACATTGAGAGTTCTTTGGAACGCGATCCTGGAAAACGTTCTTCAATGTGGGAATATAATGTAAATCAAATGGATGAAATACGAAGAGCTTATTTAAAATGGGGTCCATATCAAATGAATTTAGAGCAATATCCATTATCtggtaaagaagatcatcaaagaCGCTTTCAACACGCTTGGtttagcctttttccttcatgGTTAGAATATTCACCTTCAGAAGATGCTGCTTATTGCTTACCATGTTATCTTTTTAGCAAAAGACCAAGTGGGCGTCCTGGTTCCGATGTCTTCATTTCTATAGGTTTTAGAGGTTGGAAGAAAGCTAGAAATGGAAAGAATTGTGCATTTCTTAAACACATAGTGAAAGATCCTTGTTCACCACATAACAATGCTATGAAAGCTTGTCAAGACTTGTTGAATCAAGATGCTCACATTAGGAATATTGTTCAAGCTCAAAGTTCAATTTATATAATGAAGAATCGCCTACGTCTCAAGACTTCAATTGACACTGTTCGTTGGTTAACTTTTCAAGCGTGTGCTTTTAGAGGTCATGATGAAAGTACAACATCATTAAACCAAGGTAATTTTCTTGAATTGATAAAACTCTTAGCATGTTATAATGATGAAGTTGCAAAAGTTGTGTTGGAAAATGCTCCATCTAATAGCAAGTATACTTCACATCTAATTCAAAAAGAGATCTTGCACATTCTTTCAAGTAGGGTGAAAAAGTATATCCGTGAAGAAATTGGTGATTCCAAATTTTGTATAATTGTAGATGAAGCGCGTGATGAATCTAAACAAGAGCAAATGTCTCTTGTTTTGAGATTTGTTGATAAAGATGGTTTTATACAAGAGAGATTTTTTGGCCTTGCACGTGTTAATGACACTACATCTTCAACTCTTAAGCAAAAAGTTTGTGATATACTTTCTCTGCATAATCTTGATGTCTCTAACATTCGTGGTCAAGGGTATGATGGTGCTAGCAATATGAGAGGAGAGTGGAACGGTTTACAAGCACTCTTTATGAAGGATTGTCcttattgttgcaccccaaaatttgccctctttagttGAACTATAAGTTATcaaggacgtttatttcgtcgcttaaaaatcaagaaaaattaaagagttttCATTGTTTTTAGACTGTTAAGTCAAGAGGTTTGTGAAGTGAATTGCCAAAGAAGAAGTCATGGTACGAGATTATGAGCTTGAGGAGAGTATTGTGTTCAAGGCGCCATTATACTTTTAGTTGTAcaagtttggtttgaattaaggAATCGAGATTGAATTAAGGTCCCAATGATTCAAGGATGAAGTCGATTTAATGGTCTAATTGATCTTATTATTCAAACTTCGTTCAAGGCATTTTGTTCATCAAGAACTTAATTCAAGCTAAAAATATATGGTGCAAGAAATGGGGTTGTGGATTGTTTATGAACAAGGAATTATTATTTCTCTCGATTGTTTGTTGATTGCAATACAAGGTGAATAGTGTTAGAAATTGAATTTAGGTTCATTTGAGGATTTAAATGGGAATACAAAGTCattcaaaaaaaattcacttaTCAAGTCAAAGTTCACCACGATTCGAAGTCGTAAGGCATGGTCTTAAGATACATACATTCatccaaaattcaaattcaaaccgaGGTCCAAATACTCATTACATTACCAATTGATCCAAATATTCAAGTCCATTAcaaaaaaaacatacaaaaagaTTACACCATCCAAAATCCTAAGTTTCTTGTTCATTAAACCACTCCAAATTTGCAGCAGCTTAACATACAAACTGGCAACCTGCACACAAAACAAAACAGGTATGAAAATAAAGCCAAAACCGAAGCAGCCCCTGCATCATAGAGGATTCGAACCAAAACGTGAATCAACATGTCAAAGCTTGCCTGCCTGCATAACCAGGAAAAAGCAGAACAAAAGAGAAAGTAATCGAATTCCAAAAGGGAAAAGAGTTTATAACAAAAGATTCACAGATAACAAAAAAAGGAGGAGGTCACAAACTCCTAACCGAAACTCTCTCCCTTTCTCGATTCAACTCTTCTTCACAAACTCATCATCTTCATTCACAATAAAAGGGATaacagaaaaccaaaaagaaaaaaagaagagtaAAGGGAAATCGATAACAGAAGAGGAAAAAGGTAACAAACTTTATCCCTCTCTCTCTTGAATTCATCTTCTTGATATTCATGAGTCTCTAACCGATTCACACATCCTTCTTTCTTCATCAACCTTCAGAAAACCGGTAACAAACTCTTCAACAGAAATTTCTCTTTCTGGATCTTCTTTTAAACGTTCCACCAAtctcatcttcatcatcctcaaTCCTCCATAACCTTCTTCATCCTTAACAATCTGGAATTATCTTTGGCTCCATCTTCATTCACCATCAACACGATTCTCCAATTTTCCTTTAACCTTCTTCAATCGACAATCTTCAACACCGCTCAAATCTCTAATCACCagagaatcttcttcaatcctctGAAATTCTCCATCAAACCTTCACCTCTTCTCAATCTTCATCATCGCTTCACAATCTCCATCGCTTCGATGTCAACCATCACTTCTGAATCAAATCTTCATCATCACTGCCCAACAACAATATCACAGCATCACGACACTGCTCCAATCTACGAACAACAACAACACGCGgcagaaattcaagaagaaggaAGTTGAATGGAAGAACGAATACGCATACCTGAGCTGCAATCGGAAAAGGATCGAATATGGAATGAAACTTAAGATATCTGAGAGACGAGAGAGATGAGAGATGTCGGAGATATGCGTTTCCACCACGGCATTCTGAACAGTTGATCGGAGAAGAAGGATACGCCGTTGCTATCGTTCACGGGAAGAAGAAGATCACGCCGGAAGGAATCTTGAATCGCCGTTTTCAGCCGTGAGAGAAGGAGAGAGTCATCGGAGTTGTATACGTCATGGTGGCGCCGTCAATTTGTGGATCGGAGACGCAAAGCCGGCCGCCGTTCTTGCGTTCGCGATGAGGGAGAAGGAGATTTGAGGTTAATCTGAAACGTCATAATTCAACCCTAATTTTATCCTCTTTctatatgttttaattttagccTATAGTTTCAAATTGAATAAACATGAGTATTAATTGTAAGAGTAATGCTACTCTTACACCCAATTCCTACACACAATACTTACatcaaacactgttcaccgtatttatacggtgaacagtgtttttaaaataaaataataatatttataaaaaatattttttatttttaaaattacggacgacactgttcatgtacaaacgtgcattaaccaagttcattattgcattaaccaaatttttacactgtattaaccaagtttgatgactgctaaaaattatttttaatacctggattttgcattaaccaacttcattactgtattaaccaagtttttacactgtattaaccaagtttggtgactgctaaaaattatttttaatacctggatgttgcattaaccaacttcattattgtattaaccaaatttttacactgcattaaccaaatttgaataatgttattctcacacccatgaacagtactttacagtagtcaccaaatttggttaatgcaatgtaaattgttggttaatgaagttataaagttggttaatgacacaaatttaaaaaaattaaaaattatttattattataataatattttactgttcataaaatatatatttttatttaaaaaacactattcaccgtataaatacggtgaatagtGTAAATAAATACGGTGAATAGTGTAAGTATTTGGTGTAGAAAGTGGTGTATGAATAACATTACTCTAATTGTAATTAGGAGGTGATTAGTCTGATTTACTTGCATCAATTGATGTAAAAGTCTGATTAAGAAAATCATAATAAAATCTGAATCAATTTCAAACTGgatcaattcaattatctttgGGCCATGTACGAAAATACTGGATCTGCACCTCCCCCTAGCCCAATGCACACGATTTTTGTGTGCTGAACTTGAACAAAAACACCCTTGGGCCCTGTTCTGATTGGGCCTGCGAAATCCTTAGCTTCTACACACTATTTTCAATTTAACACCCCCTGATTCTCATAGAATTCATGTTTAGAATTGgttcttttttcttatttttagcataataaaaatgtcataaaaacaaTTACATTCGTTAGATTTTTAGCATTTATAAAAAGGTAATACAAAAACATGTGATCTCttatttttgttagtttttaGATAGAAAATGTgatgaaaaatattatgtttgattagatttttGCTTGATAAAAAAGGAATAatgaaaaacatgtaatattttgctcgttagaatttaaatgttttgtCACATAGTTTTGCTCTATATTGttagataaaaatgtcatgaaaaatattagccttgttagattttgttatcgagtatgtcaggaaaatggttcatgcagccggacccccgcatttcctatagttcgcgttgctcgacgttgatgctcggtgtatgcacgcaccgttttcctttccgatccgtgacggcttggttgctgagagggatccgctcctcttgtctatggcccgatcattttcgcgaggtctaatgcttggttgactcgggtgattcgctccccttggctatggcgggaccgcttttctaccattcggccagtgccgttggtttgtttgctttacgagcggagctcgtttgtgtgatactcttgtttgctttcccttttccccgtaggttgttagtttagcttagacttgtaccctttgtatgataacattaggtagcaagctttcccccttagcttaggtcttcctcatgcattctttaaaacacaaaccacactctttgattttcttttcttaaaagcttgttatttccgctccattcccagcataagtctccaaaggtcgagcagcggagtgtgaatgtaacacgttcacctaaaaaacacaaaacaaacagaaactagttagccgagctacggtagctctgattcttcaaaacagatacgtaagcagcggggtagggcccgtgcgagcacaatcctttattttccctacattctgcattcattttagttcagattagcgtagatttgttacaaacccatagatttagacactagcgtggataccatcgagtacgatgggcgcgaggggtgctaataccttcccctcgtgtaaccgactcccttaccctttttctctggtcgtgagaccgttgttttgttttgtggtttgctggcattcccttccttttcaggataaatatgatagcggcgactctgttaattttcgcggtagcgacacttaTCCATATTATGTTCATTGTTTTGCTCATCGGTTGCAACTTGCTTTGGTTACTGCATCAAGAGAAGTTAAACCAATTCATCAATTCTTTGAGAAGTTGACTTTAAGTGTCAATGTTGTTTGTTCTTCTAAAAAACGCCATGACGAGTTACAAGCTTCTCAATTAGATGAAATTGAACATTTATTAGAGATTGGTGAGATTGTAACAGGTAAAGGTGAAAATCAAATTGGTACTTTGAAGCGAGCAGGGGATACTCGTTGGGGATCACATTTCTCTTCTATTTCTAGCTTGATAAATATGTATGAAGTAACTTGTTCTGTTTCAAGAAAATTTGCAAAGGAAGGATTAAGTTATGCTTCACGTGGAGATGCAGATAGTGCTTACaattatttgaagtcatttgatttcATATTCATATTGCATTTGATAGAAATTATGGGGACCACAAATGTTCTTTGTCAAGCTTTACAACAACAATCTCAGGATGTAGTTAATGCTATGCATTTGGTTTGTTCAACAAAAACTCTTATTCAAGAATTAAGAGAAATTCGTTGGAATGAATTGTTTGCTACTGTGAAGTCTTTTTGTGAAAAACATGATATTGAGATTCATGATCTTAATGATGTCCGTTCAACAACAAGATTTGGTCGTTCTCGTCTTGAAGAAAATCAGGTAACCATTGAGCATTATTTTAGAGTTGAAATATTTTTCACTACCATTGACAAACAATTGCAAGAGTTGAATAACAGGTTTAGTGAGCAAGCGATTGATTTGTTAACTTTAAGTTGCGCTTTGGCTCCAACGGATAATTACAAGGCTTTTAATCTTGATACCATTTGCACTCTAGTTGAAAAATATTATCCTATGGACTTCAATGAGCAAGAGAAGACTAATTTGAAATTTCAACTTCGGCATTTTATTATTGACGCTCGTCAAGCATCAAGTTTGAATAATTTGTCAACTATTCAAGAATTATGTTCATCTTTGGTTGCAATTGAAAAGAAGGAAATTTATTATTTGATTGATAGACTGCTCCGCCTTATCATGACTCTCCCTGTATCTACAACAACTACAGAAAGATCTTTTTCGACAATGAAAATTATCAAGACAAGGTTGAGAAACAAAATGGAAGCTGATTTTCTAGGAGATAGCATGACGGTTAACATTGAAAGAGAAATTGCTGCAAGTATTGATTCTGAGACTAATATTGATGATTTCAAGCTACTCAAAACTCGTAGAGCATTACTTTAAGGTATTTTTATGTAATTCTTTAACTATTTCATGTTTAACTTTGTGTTTATTACAATTTAGATATTTTATATACATTATggtatgaatattttatttataattcatAGTTTAATTTGGTGGCCACCTCAAACTTTTTAGCCTAGTTCCGCCACTGATTGGTGTATCATGTTTATTGACATTATGAGAATTATTAATGTCACGTGACACAAGATATTAAACGAAACTTATTTTTTATGCTTAATGAACTTGTCACCAGAACCCTAATACCAAGTAGTACCGATGACAAGCCTACacaccaaaaaaaaatttaaaaccagTCTGAGATTTGTGTTTACAATGCATAATGAACGCGAAATAGGTCACGTGGCATTTTACATCTATCATCTCTGATTCAACTACTTGAGAAAGGAAGCATTTTAATTTAAATCAGACAATTTAGAAGAACAAtttaatatttcataaatttaAGGTCCCAACTTGCCATtcatttacaattttaaaattaaaaatggtgATTTACTCCTTAAAATAACCTTATCCCAAAGTTGCCGAATTTAACTGCGATAATTTAAGCAAGCGCAGCAACAAATTTCCAGAAAATCTGAAATCAGTTGCATAATGAAACTGCGATAATTAACATACATACACATCACATATGACGCGATACAATATTATCATCTCAGGTTGCGGGAAAAAAAAACAGGCATCCTGCTCAAACTAGCAATCTGCATCTTGTAGAGAAAATTAAGAGTAGCATCTAATGTTCCACAGAGGGAGGATCATATGACATCACTAAATAGACACTGCTATAAACATGCAAAAAGCAACTGATGGGCTTTGCATCTGGAGATTGACCAATCAAAGTGGTACAAGGACGCACCATTTCTCCACAACAAAATATTCCAGCCAATGGCACTCCTGGAAAAATCTCTAAGAAGGGGGAGCTATCAGCATTAGGACGTCCAAAAAATGAATGGCCGCGGCCATAACAAGCAAAAAGAATACCGCCAAAAACATTGGTAGCATTCTCAATCTCTCCATCACCCTTGACACTCCTGGAATTCCTCTCCAGCTTCATATTGTTAAGGGCATCACGAACCTCAGTTAATGAAGCCAATGCGGCATTAGGATCTGAATGGTAGAACTGAAAGATATCTCCTGTTTTGATGCCCATTCCATCAACATACAGATACTCTTCATCACCGCTGTCCAATACATGCAAAGTTAGTGTTTTCTTTTTTAGAACGAGATTGTTTACAATAGGGGTTAATAGACTAAGGAAGGATAAGGAAACAGTGACTGTAGAGGACAGTTTCTAGTTCCATGCGTTCAAAATATATAATACACAGTTGTACAACCAGCAAGTATCAATTAACAGATTAGAAGACAGTTCTCAGTTCCACACGCACAAAATATCGAAGCACGAAATGATAAAATTATGCACTTAAATCAATCATGGGGCATTGTGTGGCATGGTTTATCAAAAAAACACATGACTGGCCAAAAGGTAGAATTTTTGCAAGGTTTCCTCGTGTGGCATGGTTTATCAACAAAGCACGTGACACGCCAAAAGGTAAAATTTTTGTAAGGCGgacattaaataatttaatatgttaccaaatatataattttagacaacttaattttaatttgatcAACAGCTTATAATTAACTAGAATTTATCATATAAGTTATAGCCTAATCTAGCCAAAACAAAGTTGGAATCAGCTGCTGACAATGGCAAAGTGGATGAAATAATTGAGTCAAAATAAAAGCCTATTCCCACTAGGTGGGGTCGGCCATTTGAAGCACATAATGTACTAACATTCTTTCGCGCATTGTATCTCAAGATAGATTATTTAAATCTCTCTTAATAGTTAGTTCTATAATATTCAACGGCCTTCCCTTACATCTGGATATTAGACAATCCTCCGCCTCATATACCTCCTTGGTCTTTTCCATGCGTGCCCAAACCACCTAAAATGAGATTCTATCATCTTTCCTACTATATAGGAGCTACTGACTATTTCTCTAATGGTTTCTATATAGTCCAATCTCATTATGTGTAAACTCCCATCTGTTGCAGTGTGCCCCTCTTTACAATATTAAGTTTACTTAGTACCATACAACACTGCAGGTCTTACAACTATATGGTAAAATTGTTCCTAGAGCATGGGTTGTATTTTTTATCACAAATCGCAAATGAAAAATTCGTCTATTTAATCCGCCCTACTTGGATTCAGTGGTTCACGTCTCACTCTATCTTCCTGTCATTTCATATAGTCATATAGCTATATGCTTAGCCACTGTACATGACAGAATGTGCTGATTCAGTACATTATGTTATTAGCAGTTAGCTTCTATCACCGTCAGTTAGTTTCTTTTATGCTAAGTCAGTGGATTAGTTAGCAAAGACTTTTCATCGCATCATGCTCAGTGCTCAGTAatcaattcaataaaaaatctgaaTTGTtggtttctctctctctctctccttctccctgttttgtttttagtttctGTCACAAATTTGAGCTATTAAGAGCTCATAGCTCTACAATGGTGGAAAACAGAAAATGAAAGGATAAACCATAATTGTGAAACTCCTTACAAAAGCATGAAGCTCCTAGACCAGAGAAAATATTCTCCCAACTGAATGGTAACTACTTTTCTGAATGCATCATGCTCAGTGCTCAGTAAccaattcaataaaaaatctgaaTTGTTGGTTTCTCTCTCTCCTTCTCCCAGTTTTGCTTTTAGTTTCTGTCACAAATTTGAGCACTATGAGCTCATAGCTCTACAATGGTGGAAAACAGAAAATGAAAGGATAAACCATAATTGTGAAACTCCTTACAAGAGCATGGAGCTCCTAGACCAGAGAAAATATTCTCCCAAACTGAATGGTAACTACTTTTCTGAATGCATCATTCACTCCCCTTCCCTCGCTTATATAACAGAACTTCCTAAAAATCAGGGGAATGTCACAGCTCACACATCTGCTACAACCTTCTAAAAGGTGTGCTCACGTAATATGGGCCCACTGATTGGGTCAGCTTGCTTATTGGGCCTTGGTGTCCTATCCCGCTATGTCCTACTAAAAACTTAAACGACAACATCTTATTTCAACACGTCCGAATAATTAATGTCGACAAGGCATTAGAAGATACACAATCTACAAAATATAAGAGCTTATATCATACCCAACAACTCCATGATATGCAATACAAGTTCTTGGCATTGGCTTCTCTGCTCCAATGGAGACTTTCCTATTTTTAGTTACCCCAATGTACAACTCGGGAGGCTCAATGTGATTTTCCAGCTGCCAAAATTTGGAAAGTTagtgaaaaaaagaaataaatagcaataaaataataactgcgcacacaaaattcatatcaaattaattttataaaacgtTGAAATGATGTATGCAATCAAAAAAATTGACAGATAGCATCAGCCTATATCACCTTTCATCTTTCCGCAAAATTTAGCATAAAATCAATATCCCCAATTTGACATGCCATTATCCGAGGTCCATCATGAACAGTATCAATAGGGGATACAGAATATAATTGCTTCAATAAAACAATACTACTGaaatagaagaagaaaaccaaCCAGGTTACATCTTGGGTGTGTTTAGATGCCCAACTAGACTATTAATTATTGTCAATAACTTATTGACACAGAAGTTTTATCACCATTCTTTAACTGGCTCCAGACAATTTTCAAAATCATGCCGAACTATTCCGTTATAATCTCCATAAGATAGCAAGCAATCTTGTGTTGATTTTCATTTGTTCTGAATCAGCACAAATGCAGACTGTTTCTACTCGGTTAATTTTGTGAAAACGATTGACATGGTCGGTTCATGCTGAAATTTTGAGTCAGCCCTTCCTTCAATGTTTTAAATCCCCC
Encoded proteins:
- the LOC131657874 gene encoding uncharacterized protein LOC131657874 — encoded protein: MKSRQIDSFFKRKERDKEDFTPIPEPQRVLENPRIEENVNRVCSDDIESSLERDPGKRSSMWEYNVNQMDEIRRAYLKWGPYQMNLEQYPLSGKEDHQRRFQHAWFSLFPSWLEYSPSEDAAYCLPCYLFSKRPSGRPGSDVFISIGFRGWKKARNGKNCAFLKHIVKDPCSPHNNAMKACQDLLNQDAHIRNIVQAQSSIYIMKNRLRLKTSIDTVRWLTFQACAFRGHDESTTSLNQGNCKYTSHLIQKEILHILSSRVKKYIREEIGDSKFCIIVDEARDESKQEQMSLVLRFVDKDGFIQERFFGLARVNDTTSSTLKQKVCDILSLHNLDVSNIRGQGYDGASNMRGEWNGLQALFMKDCPYSYYVHCFAHRLQLALVTASREVKPIHQFFEKLTLSVNVVCSSKKRHDELQASQLDEIEHLLEIGEIVTGKGENQIGTLKRAGDTRWGSHFSSISSLINMYEVTCSVSRKFAKEGLSYASRGDADSAYNYLKSFDFIFILHLIEIMGTTNVLCQALQQQSQDVVNAMHLVCSTKTLIQELREIRWNELFATVKSFCEKHDIEIHDLNDVRSTTRFGRSRLEENQVTIEHYFRVEIFFTTIDKQLQELNNRFSEQAIDLLTLSCALAPTDNYKAFNLDTICTLVEKYYPMDFNEQEKTNLKFQLRHFIIDARQASSLNNLSTIQELCSSLVAIEKKEIYYLIDRLLRLIMTLPVSTTTTERSFSTMKIIKTRLRNKMEADFLGDSMTVNIEREIAASIDSETNIDDFKLLKTRRALL